One genomic segment of Hymenobacter psoromatis includes these proteins:
- the alaS gene encoding alanine--tRNA ligase, which produces MSLPTAAHVRQQFLDFFASKGHHIVPSAPLVVKDDPTLLFINSGMAPFKDYFLGNKPAPYKRIADTQKCLRVSGKHNDLEEVGYDTYHHTMFEMLGNWSFGDYFKKDAINWAWELLTDVFKLEKDRLYVTYFAGDAADGTGPDTETQALWRQYTTDDRILPGNKKDNFWEMGDTGPCGPCTEIHIDLRSDEERAAKSGRELVNADHPQVVEVWNNVFMEFQRLADKSLIKLPAQSVDTGMGFERLMMAVSGVKSNYDTNVFQPLIQFIAKEAGVVYKGTSPATVTDLPTTEDEKTDIAIRVLADHIRAIAFTIADGQLPSNVKAGYVIRRILRRAVRYAFSSLNQKQPFLYKLVPVLADQMASIFPELKAQQAFVTRVIEEEETTFLRTLEAGLNMLESRIHSQYEGTKKAYQTRGESIDGLVIYLTGEDVFILSDRYGFPKDLTQLIIRESSDRAELHTSWEVEFDKLLAEQKNRSRNAQETEQSDWVTVTEHDAPNEFVGYDHDEANARLLRYRKIDKKGKIEYQLVLDQTPFYAESGGQTGDTGYLESDFDKLRVIDTKKENDLIIHTTLSLPQELTAELRARPDAARRTLIRNNHTATHLLQAALRQVLGSHVQQKGSLVNEKLLRFDFSHFTKVTEAQLREIEEVVNARIRQQIPLVERRNVPIAEAKNLGAMALFGEKYGEFVRVITFDKEYSVELCGGLHVANTGSIGYFKITTESAVGAGVRRIEAVTAGAAEAFVDQQIDLLNQVREALGNPQHLLTSLEKQTDEIATLRKQIEQFGQQQINQQKAQLVGQVKDLGSVKFLAAQVQASSADDLKKLAYDLRQAVPGLVLFLGADLDGKPQLAVMLDDDIVKAGKLNASTLVRDLAKDIQGGGGGQPFFATAGGKNAAGLPAALARAEALVVANF; this is translated from the coding sequence ATGTCGCTCCCCACCGCCGCGCACGTTCGCCAGCAATTCCTCGATTTCTTCGCTTCTAAAGGCCACCACATCGTGCCCTCGGCCCCGCTCGTGGTCAAGGACGACCCCACGCTGCTGTTCATCAACAGCGGCATGGCACCGTTCAAAGACTACTTCCTGGGCAACAAGCCGGCGCCCTACAAGCGCATTGCTGATACGCAGAAGTGCCTGCGCGTCAGTGGTAAGCACAACGATTTGGAAGAGGTAGGCTACGATACCTACCACCACACAATGTTCGAGATGCTGGGCAACTGGTCTTTCGGCGATTATTTCAAAAAAGACGCTATCAACTGGGCCTGGGAACTACTTACGGACGTATTTAAGCTCGAAAAAGACCGCCTATATGTGACGTATTTTGCCGGTGATGCTGCCGACGGCACCGGCCCCGATACCGAAACGCAGGCCCTGTGGCGGCAGTACACCACCGACGACCGCATTTTGCCCGGCAACAAGAAGGACAACTTCTGGGAGATGGGCGACACTGGACCCTGCGGCCCATGCACCGAAATCCACATCGACCTGCGCTCGGATGAGGAGCGCGCCGCCAAATCGGGCCGCGAGCTGGTGAACGCCGACCACCCGCAAGTAGTGGAGGTCTGGAACAACGTGTTCATGGAATTCCAGCGGCTGGCCGACAAGTCGCTCATCAAGCTGCCCGCCCAAAGCGTGGATACCGGCATGGGCTTCGAGCGCCTGATGATGGCCGTATCGGGCGTGAAATCGAACTACGATACCAATGTATTTCAGCCGCTTATCCAGTTTATTGCCAAGGAAGCGGGGGTAGTGTATAAGGGCACCTCGCCGGCCACCGTCACCGACCTGCCGACCACCGAAGACGAGAAAACTGACATCGCCATTCGGGTGCTGGCCGACCACATCCGGGCCATCGCCTTCACCATTGCCGATGGCCAGCTGCCCAGCAACGTGAAGGCCGGCTACGTGATTCGGCGCATTTTGCGCCGGGCGGTGCGCTACGCTTTTTCGAGCCTGAACCAGAAGCAGCCTTTTCTCTACAAGCTCGTGCCGGTGCTGGCTGACCAGATGGCCAGCATCTTCCCCGAACTGAAAGCCCAGCAGGCGTTTGTGACGCGGGTGATTGAGGAAGAAGAAACTACTTTTCTCAGAACCTTAGAAGCTGGGCTTAATATGCTTGAGAGCCGGATTCATAGCCAGTATGAAGGCACAAAAAAGGCTTATCAAACGCGAGGCGAATCTATAGATGGCCTGGTTATCTATCTCACTGGTGAGGATGTCTTTATTCTATCTGATAGGTATGGATTTCCGAAAGACTTGACTCAATTAATTATTAGAGAGAGTTCTGACAGAGCCGAACTGCATACCAGTTGGGAGGTAGAATTCGATAAGTTACTAGCCGAGCAGAAAAACCGCAGCCGCAACGCCCAGGAAACTGAGCAATCGGACTGGGTGACCGTGACCGAGCACGACGCGCCCAACGAGTTTGTGGGCTACGACCACGACGAGGCCAACGCCCGCCTGCTGCGCTACCGCAAAATCGACAAAAAGGGCAAAATCGAGTACCAGCTGGTGCTCGACCAAACGCCCTTCTACGCCGAAAGCGGCGGCCAGACGGGCGACACCGGCTACCTCGAAAGCGACTTCGATAAGCTGCGCGTGATTGACACGAAGAAGGAAAACGACCTCATTATCCATACCACGCTAAGCCTGCCGCAGGAGCTAACGGCCGAGCTGCGCGCCCGGCCCGATGCGGCGCGGCGTACGCTCATTCGCAACAACCACACGGCCACGCACTTGCTGCAAGCCGCGCTGCGCCAGGTGCTGGGCAGCCACGTGCAGCAAAAAGGCTCGCTGGTGAATGAAAAGCTGCTGCGCTTCGACTTCTCGCACTTCACCAAAGTGACAGAGGCGCAATTGCGCGAAATTGAGGAGGTAGTAAATGCGCGCATCCGCCAGCAGATTCCGCTGGTCGAGCGCCGCAACGTGCCCATTGCGGAGGCCAAAAACCTGGGTGCGATGGCCTTGTTTGGCGAGAAGTACGGCGAGTTTGTGCGCGTCATCACCTTCGACAAAGAGTACTCGGTGGAGCTGTGCGGCGGCCTGCACGTGGCCAACACGGGCAGCATCGGCTACTTCAAAATAACGACTGAGAGCGCTGTGGGTGCGGGTGTGCGCCGCATCGAGGCCGTAACGGCCGGCGCGGCCGAAGCCTTCGTGGACCAGCAGATTGACTTGCTGAACCAAGTGCGCGAGGCCCTCGGCAACCCGCAGCACCTGCTGACTTCGCTGGAAAAGCAGACCGATGAAATTGCCACCCTGCGCAAGCAAATTGAGCAGTTTGGCCAGCAGCAAATCAACCAACAAAAGGCGCAGCTTGTGGGCCAGGTGAAGGACCTGGGGAGCGTGAAATTCCTGGCCGCTCAGGTGCAGGCCAGCAGCGCCGACGACCTCAAGAAGCTGGCCTACGACCTGCGCCAGGCCGTGCCCGGCCTCGTGCTGTTTCTCGGCGCCGACCTCGACGGCAAGCCTCAGCTGGCCGTGATGCTCGACGACGACATAGTTAAAGCTGGCAAGCTCAACGCCAGCACCCTGGTGCGTGACCTGGCCAAGGATATTCAAGGGGGAGGCGGGGGCCAGCCGTTCTTCGCCACAGCTGGCGGCAAAAACGCGGCCGGCTTGCCTGCTGCCCTGGCCCGCGCCGAGGCGCTGGTGGTGGCCAACTTTTAG
- the cas4 gene encoding CRISPR-associated protein Cas4 produces the protein MKPLTATHVKYFHLCQRKLWLFDRDVWMEHTSEAVAAGELLHQTAYPQRAERYREISIGGSRIDFYDPQRKVVHELKKSNKMEASNVAQVKYYLWLLEAHGVEGPTAILEYPKLRQTQAVDLTAEDRARIPGELAAMRTLLADETTCPPVINKPFCKQCAYYEFCYVAE, from the coding sequence ATGAAGCCCCTCACCGCCACCCACGTCAAATACTTCCACCTGTGCCAACGCAAGCTGTGGCTTTTCGACCGCGACGTGTGGATGGAACACACTTCGGAGGCCGTGGCGGCGGGCGAGCTGCTGCACCAGACAGCCTACCCCCAGCGGGCCGAGCGCTACCGCGAAATCAGCATCGGCGGCAGCCGGATTGACTTTTACGACCCGCAGCGCAAGGTGGTACACGAACTGAAGAAGTCGAACAAGATGGAAGCTTCTAACGTGGCGCAGGTGAAGTACTACCTCTGGCTGCTAGAGGCGCACGGCGTGGAAGGCCCTACCGCCATCTTGGAATATCCGAAGCTGCGCCAGACGCAGGCGGTGGACCTTACCGCTGAGGACCGCGCCCGCATCCCCGGCGAGCTAGCCGCTATGCGGACGTTGCTAGCCGATGAAACTACCTGCCCGCCCGTTATCAACAAGCCGTTCTGCAAACAATGCGCCTACTATGAGTTTTGCTACGTGGCCGAGTAG
- a CDS encoding glycoside hydrolase family 53 protein produces the protein MSFRFLASLGRRVLPGFLALALGHAARAQSAPARRATTSAARPHLGKVLGADISFLPQLEARGLKFSDKGVEKDAIQILKDHHFNYIRLRIFNNPAADSGYSPGKGFCDLPHTLAMARRVKAAGLKLLLDFHYSDTWADPQKQFKPLAWKELHGAALAQAVHDYTKEVLLALQAQGTLPDMVQVGNEINHGLLWPDARVQLPDSLSRYDTLAQLAQAGSRAVREVNPQTLVMLHIALGGQTQLSNAWLDRMQARKVDFDVIGESYYPKWHGTIPDLKANLTQLARRYPQDIVVVEYSERKLEVNDVVFNLPGGKGKGSFIWEPLNTWEAVFDKQGRANDLLPLYDEISRKYKIQ, from the coding sequence ATGTCGTTTCGTTTTTTGGCCAGTTTGGGACGGCGAGTGCTACCGGGCTTTTTAGCGCTGGCGCTGGGCCACGCAGCCCGCGCCCAATCGGCCCCGGCCAGGCGGGCAACGACCTCGGCCGCCCGGCCGCACCTGGGCAAGGTGCTGGGCGCCGATATCTCCTTCCTACCCCAGCTGGAAGCGCGGGGCCTGAAGTTTTCGGACAAAGGCGTGGAAAAAGACGCCATCCAAATCCTCAAAGACCACCATTTCAACTACATCCGGCTGCGGATTTTCAACAACCCGGCGGCCGATAGCGGCTACTCGCCCGGCAAGGGCTTTTGCGATTTGCCGCATACCCTGGCCATGGCCAGGCGCGTGAAGGCCGCCGGCCTGAAGCTGCTGCTCGACTTCCACTACTCCGACACCTGGGCCGACCCGCAGAAGCAGTTCAAGCCCCTGGCCTGGAAAGAGCTGCACGGCGCGGCGCTGGCCCAGGCCGTGCACGACTACACCAAAGAAGTATTGCTGGCCCTGCAAGCCCAGGGCACCCTGCCCGATATGGTGCAGGTGGGCAACGAAATCAACCACGGCCTGCTGTGGCCCGACGCCCGCGTGCAACTCCCTGACAGCCTGAGTCGCTATGACACGTTGGCCCAGCTGGCGCAAGCTGGCTCCCGCGCCGTGCGCGAGGTGAACCCCCAAACGCTGGTAATGCTGCACATTGCGCTCGGCGGCCAGACCCAGCTTTCCAACGCCTGGCTCGACCGGATGCAGGCCCGCAAAGTGGACTTTGACGTGATTGGCGAATCGTACTATCCCAAATGGCACGGCACCATTCCCGACCTCAAGGCCAATCTCACGCAGCTGGCCCGGCGCTACCCCCAGGATATTGTGGTGGTCGAGTATTCGGAGCGCAAGCTGGAAGTTAACGACGTGGTTTTCAATCTACCCGGCGGCAAAGGCAAGGGCAGCTTCATCTGGGAGCCGCTCAATACCTGGGAGGCCGTCTTCGACAAGCAGGGCCGCGCCAACGACCTGCTGCCGCTCTACGATGAGATTAGTCGGAAATATAAAATTCAGTAA
- the cas3 gene encoding CRISPR-associated helicase Cas3', with product MSVLANPHPHLLAKSRENGGTTLYDHLLHVAAAAEVFARYARLDVPTARLGALLHDIGKASPVFQERLTKRRSSRGEQPFRHELASLLFLPLVPHAQRTPVLEMVVAHHKSMHQDAGELGLLDLDNYDEEAVLFHLDRWDEWAPAALALLAALGVAGVRPLPRAEAEAALRQAVADCWALVTTHHYGASAWKGLLVGADHYASALLDDTAATMAQAFKKPDLSCFERPDRTGLYPLANYPADSGRPHTLVTAPTGAGKTDYLLRRCRGRVFYVLPFQASINAMHRRLQKELEPVGADVRLLHAASRVRPETDLRGKLTWAEKALQDKVGAAVKVLTPHQLAGLAFGTRGYETLLLDVRGCDIILDEIHTYTAVSQAMVLKLVEVLSHAGCRLHVGTATMPTVLYERVAALLGREQVLEIKLTDEELRGYDRHQIHKAGDFISLLPMLRRAVAAKEKVLLVCNRVRRAQELFKELQEEFLDVPKLLLHSRFKRGQRAELERRLLDEINPEAVVGPCLVVATQVVEVSLDISFDRMVTEAAPLDALVQRFGRVNRRRTIDTRGQLKPIYVLAPPAADDPDKAASAKPYDWEVVNASYQSLPDGGAILHEHDVQALIDAVYPSVDFTDVEAHSIFQNGAWTQHLLTHRASSYLLGLLEIDSVACVLEQDKEAYRTACRTQDVGTQTQLEIPLSFKPFIMNKMERLDYGNRPFVVADAAYSDALGLQTEKITVQTGPLFEIW from the coding sequence ATGAGTGTGCTCGCCAACCCGCACCCACACCTGCTGGCCAAAAGCCGGGAAAACGGCGGCACTACCCTCTACGACCACCTGCTGCACGTGGCGGCGGCGGCGGAAGTCTTCGCCCGTTATGCGAGGCTGGACGTGCCTACGGCTCGGCTGGGGGCCTTGCTGCACGACATTGGCAAGGCCAGCCCGGTGTTTCAGGAGCGCCTGACGAAGCGCCGGAGTAGCCGGGGCGAACAGCCGTTTCGCCACGAGCTGGCATCGCTGCTATTTCTGCCGCTGGTGCCGCACGCCCAGCGCACGCCGGTGCTGGAAATGGTGGTGGCGCATCACAAATCCATGCACCAGGACGCGGGCGAGTTGGGACTGCTCGACCTGGACAACTACGATGAGGAGGCCGTACTTTTCCATCTGGACCGCTGGGACGAGTGGGCACCGGCAGCTTTGGCGCTGCTGGCGGCGCTGGGCGTGGCCGGGGTGCGGCCCCTGCCCCGCGCCGAGGCGGAGGCGGCGCTACGGCAGGCCGTGGCCGACTGCTGGGCGCTGGTGACGACGCACCACTACGGCGCTTCGGCGTGGAAAGGGCTGCTGGTGGGGGCTGACCATTACGCTTCGGCGCTACTGGATGACACGGCCGCTACGATGGCCCAGGCATTCAAGAAGCCCGACCTAAGTTGTTTCGAGCGGCCCGACCGAACCGGGCTTTACCCGCTGGCTAACTACCCGGCCGACTCGGGCCGGCCCCACACGCTGGTGACGGCCCCAACCGGGGCAGGCAAAACGGACTATTTGCTGCGCCGCTGCCGGGGGCGGGTGTTCTACGTGCTACCGTTTCAGGCATCCATCAACGCCATGCACCGGCGGCTACAGAAAGAATTAGAACCTGTCGGGGCCGATGTGCGCCTGCTACACGCGGCCTCACGGGTGCGGCCCGAAACCGACCTGCGCGGCAAGCTCACCTGGGCCGAAAAGGCGTTGCAGGACAAGGTGGGGGCGGCCGTGAAGGTGCTGACGCCGCATCAGTTGGCGGGGCTGGCGTTTGGCACCCGCGGCTACGAAACGCTGCTGCTCGACGTGCGCGGCTGCGATATTATCCTAGACGAGATTCATACCTACACGGCGGTGTCGCAGGCGATGGTGCTCAAGCTGGTGGAAGTGCTCAGCCACGCCGGGTGCCGCCTGCACGTGGGCACCGCCACCATGCCCACCGTGCTCTATGAGCGGGTGGCGGCGCTGCTGGGGCGCGAGCAAGTGCTGGAAATAAAGCTGACCGACGAGGAGCTGCGGGGCTACGACCGCCACCAAATTCACAAAGCCGGCGACTTTATCAGCCTGCTACCGATGCTGCGCCGAGCCGTGGCTGCGAAGGAAAAAGTGCTGCTAGTGTGCAATCGGGTGCGGCGGGCGCAGGAGCTATTTAAGGAACTACAAGAGGAGTTCCTGGACGTGCCCAAGCTGCTGCTGCACAGCCGCTTTAAGCGCGGGCAGCGGGCCGAGCTGGAACGGCGGCTGCTGGACGAAATCAACCCCGAAGCGGTAGTCGGCCCCTGCCTGGTGGTGGCGACGCAAGTGGTGGAGGTGAGCCTGGACATCAGCTTCGACCGCATGGTGACCGAAGCGGCTCCGCTCGATGCGCTGGTGCAGCGGTTTGGCCGCGTGAACCGCCGCCGAACCATAGACACGCGGGGGCAGCTAAAGCCGATTTACGTGCTGGCCCCGCCGGCGGCAGACGACCCAGACAAAGCGGCTAGCGCCAAGCCCTACGACTGGGAGGTGGTGAACGCCAGCTACCAGTCTCTGCCCGACGGCGGTGCGATACTGCACGAGCACGACGTGCAGGCGCTGATTGACGCCGTGTACCCGAGCGTGGACTTTACGGATGTGGAGGCGCACAGTATTTTCCAGAACGGGGCCTGGACCCAGCACCTGCTCACGCACCGCGCCAGCTCCTACCTGCTGGGGCTGCTCGAAATCGACTCGGTAGCCTGCGTACTTGAGCAGGATAAGGAGGCTTACCGCACGGCCTGCCGGACGCAGGATGTGGGGACGCAAACCCAGCTGGAAATTCCGCTTTCCTTCAAGCCCTTTATTATGAATAAAATGGAGCGGCTCGACTACGGGAACCGGCCTTTCGTGGTGGCCGACGCGGCGTATAGCGACGCGCTGGGGCTGCAAACGGAGAAGATAACGGTCCAGACCGGGCCGCTTTTTGAAATCTGGTAA
- a CDS encoding transposase: MFFKSLDGRYKRIRRRCKGKPCPDLYALKKAQLTELEILCEQGFLNLFYGDESHVCSTGYVPYGWQFLGEEVFIPVEQGYKINIWGLISRRNQTHWLTTETTISANFIFTQLEELSFKIRKPTVIVVDNVSIHKAQLIQQQLPFWEARGLRVFYLPTYSPHLNIAETFWRKLKKEQLDPGDYFNKDTLFYAVNRCLAQVGNLWRINFSKFNIN, encoded by the coding sequence ATCTTTTTTAAAAGTCTTGACGGACGATATAAGCGAATAAGAAGGCGCTGTAAAGGCAAGCCCTGCCCGGATTTATATGCCTTAAAGAAGGCGCAATTAACTGAATTAGAGATACTTTGCGAGCAAGGTTTTCTAAACTTATTTTACGGAGATGAAAGCCATGTGTGCAGTACGGGCTACGTGCCCTACGGGTGGCAGTTCCTAGGGGAAGAAGTTTTCATACCAGTTGAGCAAGGCTATAAAATCAATATTTGGGGACTTATTAGCCGACGCAATCAAACCCATTGGTTAACAACGGAAACGACTATTAGCGCAAATTTTATCTTTACACAACTAGAAGAATTATCTTTTAAGATTCGAAAGCCAACAGTAATTGTGGTAGATAATGTAAGTATCCACAAAGCGCAGCTAATCCAGCAGCAATTACCTTTTTGGGAAGCACGCGGATTACGTGTATTTTATTTACCTACTTATTCGCCACACCTCAATATTGCGGAAACATTTTGGCGTAAATTAAAGAAAGAACAGCTTGACCCAGGTGACTACTTTAATAAGGATACTCTTTTCTACGCAGTTAATCGTTGCTTAGCGCAAGTAGGAAATTTATGGAGAATAAATTTCTCAAAATTTAACATAAACTAA
- the cas1b gene encoding type I-B CRISPR-associated endonuclease Cas1b, with amino-acid sequence MKKTYYLFNPGRLSRQDNTLKYTAYDEAGAEGQTRFLPIEDVADLYVFGALDANSALYNFLGKNGVSVHFFDYYEHYTGSFMAKEYLLAGRLQVAQTGHYTSLPKRLVLARKLVEGAAFNLLKNLRYYQSRGREVGAEIAQMELYVAALPHATTIAEIMGYEGNIRQTYYRCFEQLVRVPGFTFDKRSTQPPQNELNALLSFGNMLCYAACLSQIYHTQLNPTISFLHEPGSRRFSLALDMAEIFKPLLVDRTIFRLLNKKEIQPRDFVRELDGCLLKETGRKTFVRVFEERLKETIQHRRLNRTVSYQHLIKLECYKLTKHLLAMEEYQPFKAWW; translated from the coding sequence GTGAAAAAAACCTACTACCTCTTTAATCCCGGCCGGCTCTCGCGCCAGGACAATACCCTCAAGTACACGGCCTACGACGAGGCCGGAGCCGAGGGCCAGACCCGCTTCCTACCCATCGAGGACGTGGCCGACCTCTACGTGTTCGGCGCGCTCGATGCCAACTCGGCGCTGTATAATTTCCTGGGTAAAAACGGCGTGTCGGTGCATTTCTTTGACTACTATGAGCACTACACTGGCTCCTTTATGGCCAAAGAATACCTGCTGGCCGGCCGCCTGCAGGTAGCTCAAACGGGCCACTACACCAGCCTGCCCAAGCGCCTGGTACTGGCCCGCAAACTGGTGGAAGGCGCGGCCTTCAACCTGCTCAAAAACCTGCGCTACTACCAAAGCCGGGGCCGGGAGGTAGGGGCCGAAATCGCGCAGATGGAGCTGTACGTGGCCGCCCTACCCCACGCCACGACGATAGCCGAGATAATGGGCTATGAGGGCAACATCCGGCAGACGTACTACCGCTGCTTCGAGCAGCTGGTGCGCGTGCCGGGCTTCACGTTTGATAAGCGCAGCACCCAGCCACCCCAGAACGAGCTGAATGCGCTGCTTAGCTTCGGCAACATGCTCTGCTACGCGGCCTGCCTCTCGCAGATTTATCACACCCAGCTCAACCCCACCATCTCGTTCTTGCACGAGCCGGGCAGCCGCCGCTTCTCGCTGGCCCTGGATATGGCCGAGATTTTTAAGCCCCTGCTCGTGGACCGCACCATCTTCCGGCTGCTCAATAAAAAGGAGATTCAGCCCCGCGATTTCGTGCGCGAGCTGGACGGCTGCCTGCTCAAGGAAACCGGCCGCAAGACGTTCGTGCGCGTGTTTGAGGAGCGCCTCAAGGAAACCATTCAGCACCGCCGCCTCAACCGCACCGTCAGCTACCAGCACCTCATCAAGCTGGAGTGCTACAAGCTGACCAAGCACTTGCTGGCAATGGAAGAGTATCAACCCTTTAAAGCCTGGTGGTAG
- a CDS encoding helix-turn-helix domain-containing protein, producing MSRVNTPLLSESEKSALEQGVRTGKTPCFRARCEVILLKAIGLTSEQVAKFTAMTYVSINGWTKRYQEEGIEGLQTKTGRGRKAVVSVVEDKESVLQAIKANRQRIETAKAEWEQETNKSVSLSTFKSFLKVLTDDISE from the coding sequence ATGTCAAGAGTTAATACCCCCTTACTGAGTGAATCTGAAAAGTCAGCCTTAGAACAAGGAGTTAGAACGGGAAAGACGCCCTGTTTTCGTGCTAGATGCGAAGTGATTTTATTAAAAGCTATCGGGCTCACCTCAGAGCAAGTAGCCAAGTTTACGGCTATGACTTATGTAAGTATTAATGGGTGGACAAAACGCTATCAAGAGGAGGGTATTGAGGGACTACAAACAAAGACTGGACGCGGGCGCAAAGCAGTAGTAAGCGTAGTGGAGGATAAAGAGTCTGTTTTGCAAGCTATCAAAGCGAATAGACAACGTATTGAAACGGCTAAAGCGGAATGGGAACAGGAAACTAACAAATCGGTTAGCTTGAGCACCTTTAAATCTTTTTTAAAAGTCTTGACGGACGATATAAGCGAATAA
- the cas2 gene encoding CRISPR-associated endonuclease Cas2 gives MYVILVYDMKQQRVGRMLKLCRRYLHWIQNSVFEGEISEVKLAELLAKARTILKEEEDSVILFKSRTHQWLEKQVVGRERSPLDTIL, from the coding sequence ATGTACGTTATTCTCGTTTACGATATGAAGCAGCAGCGCGTGGGCCGGATGCTGAAGCTCTGCCGCCGCTACCTGCACTGGATTCAAAACTCCGTTTTTGAGGGCGAAATCAGCGAGGTAAAGCTGGCGGAGCTGCTGGCCAAGGCGCGCACCATTCTGAAGGAGGAGGAAGACAGCGTTATTCTTTTCAAGAGCCGCACGCACCAGTGGCTGGAAAAGCAGGTAGTAGGCCGCGAGCGCAGCCCGTTGGATACCATCCTGTGA
- a CDS encoding MerR family transcriptional regulator, which translates to MPYKERDITKQYFTIGEVAEQFGVATSLIRFWETEFDELNPRKSKKGNRLFTQSDVDTFRTIYHLVKERGYTIAGAREMLKQKGGQLKDKIDVIQSLEKVRGFLVNLKKEIDAAQKGE; encoded by the coding sequence ATGCCCTACAAAGAGCGCGACATTACCAAGCAGTATTTCACCATCGGCGAGGTGGCCGAGCAGTTCGGCGTGGCTACTTCGCTCATCCGCTTCTGGGAAACGGAGTTTGACGAGCTGAACCCGCGCAAAAGCAAGAAGGGCAACCGCCTCTTCACGCAGTCCGACGTGGACACCTTTCGCACTATCTATCACCTGGTTAAGGAGCGCGGCTACACCATCGCCGGCGCCCGCGAAATGCTGAAGCAGAAGGGCGGCCAGCTCAAAGACAAGATTGACGTGATTCAAAGCCTGGAAAAAGTGCGCGGCTTTTTAGTGAATCTGAAGAAGGAAATCGACGCCGCGCAAAAGGGCGAGTAG
- a CDS encoding CRISPR-associated protein Cas7, with the protein MQPNLFPDASAAAGPASAANAAVEQQPFLYLRGLKHADHTVFSVQDGQKRYYDPQFERTVPYSSGQQVKRSLLDTLRQQLQVAPAPTTFVFDVSEKKGKQSLDEGEVLSACDPRYADQLLGGWMAARAASATAGDQDKGGEKKERTLKRRSPLSISAMRPLHPLLGTFSKENLTFDRRETAGQNKVVVRGTDGKPLTEEAIAGLLDGVDRSLFMKWIPDAGRTSGLFVHDVAIDLRTLFCVSTNSFEPEVPKAILTQLRDNGWQTGQNAFGECLVCPAAERERIIPALAYALLNWRITSNQARTFSPMETLAVAISDNANRITGAIRAKLDPENEKKALPIVEQLPGTEVFVTLAGAGYFRTYDESADALDRAAAHLMERLRGFNYEGQPAAK; encoded by the coding sequence ATGCAGCCTAACCTTTTCCCTGATGCGTCGGCCGCAGCCGGCCCCGCTTCCGCCGCTAACGCAGCCGTGGAGCAACAGCCCTTCCTCTACCTGCGCGGCCTCAAGCACGCCGACCACACCGTGTTTTCGGTGCAGGACGGGCAGAAGCGCTACTACGACCCCCAATTTGAGCGCACTGTACCATACTCCAGCGGCCAGCAGGTAAAACGCTCGTTGCTTGACACGCTGCGGCAGCAGTTGCAGGTGGCCCCCGCGCCCACCACGTTTGTGTTCGATGTGAGCGAGAAAAAAGGCAAGCAGTCGCTCGACGAAGGCGAGGTACTCTCGGCCTGCGACCCGCGCTACGCCGACCAGCTGCTGGGCGGCTGGATGGCGGCCCGCGCCGCTTCGGCCACGGCCGGCGACCAGGACAAGGGTGGTGAGAAAAAGGAGCGGACTCTGAAACGGCGAAGCCCGTTATCTATTTCGGCCATGCGGCCCCTGCACCCGCTGCTGGGCACTTTCAGCAAGGAAAACCTCACCTTTGACCGCCGCGAAACCGCCGGCCAGAACAAGGTGGTGGTGCGGGGCACCGATGGCAAGCCGCTGACCGAGGAGGCCATTGCCGGCCTGCTGGACGGCGTGGACCGGAGCCTGTTTATGAAGTGGATACCGGATGCGGGCAGGACCAGCGGCTTGTTTGTGCACGACGTAGCCATCGACCTGCGGACGCTGTTTTGCGTGTCCACTAACTCGTTTGAGCCGGAGGTGCCCAAGGCTATTCTGACCCAGCTGCGTGACAACGGCTGGCAGACGGGGCAGAATGCGTTTGGCGAGTGCCTGGTGTGCCCGGCCGCCGAGCGGGAGCGCATCATCCCGGCGCTGGCTTACGCGCTGCTAAACTGGCGCATCACCAGCAACCAGGCCCGCACGTTCAGCCCGATGGAGACGCTGGCCGTGGCCATCAGCGACAATGCCAACCGCATCACGGGGGCCATCCGGGCCAAGCTCGACCCGGAAAACGAGAAAAAGGCGCTACCTATTGTGGAGCAGCTGCCAGGCACGGAAGTATTCGTGACGCTGGCCGGGGCGGGCTACTTCCGCACCTACGACGAGTCGGCCGATGCGTTAGACCGCGCCGCGGCGCATCTGATGGAGCGCCTGCGTGGCTTCAACTACGAGGGGCAGCCGGCGGCGAAATAG